One genomic segment of Alphaproteobacteria bacterium includes these proteins:
- a CDS encoding CpaF family protein, with protein MPAWRPVPSSGDEEGAAWRPLPPASGLAKKPAPPAPPIPAPPVPAPAAQPKAPPTAAAPKAPPVPARAAVPAGGKPPPSFSVVPGGIAAPTPQTATSTQSDVVKMGRVKIEQAKRLLHPLVIRRMDIAAAVELPRADLQHQLDEMLRDLLVESRLQLNRAEQTELLTQILDDMLGLGPIEPLLRDETVTDIMVNGPKQVYVETKGKLQLTDVIFDDNAHLLNICNRIVSKVGRRVDESSPICDARLLDGSRVNIIIPPLAIDGPSVSIRKFSKKSIDFDQMAASGNMSPQMATVLRIASRVRMNIVISGGTGSGKTTLLNALSGMIGHDERIVTIEDAAELKLQQPHVVRLETRPPNLEGNGEISMRDLVKNALRMRPERIILGEVRGPEAVDLLQAMNTGHDGSMGTLHANRPREAVTRLENMMAMANLNLPVKALRTQIAGAVNMIVQIQRMRDGMRRITHITEITGMEGEVITTQDLFTYEFKGEGPDGKLVGTFKSSGLRPNFLAKAAYYGLDRAVMEAMG; from the coding sequence ATGCCGGCGTGGCGACCCGTCCCGTCGTCGGGCGACGAAGAGGGTGCCGCCTGGCGGCCCTTGCCGCCAGCCTCAGGCCTGGCCAAGAAGCCGGCACCGCCCGCGCCGCCCATTCCGGCGCCGCCTGTTCCGGCGCCGGCCGCCCAGCCCAAGGCCCCGCCGACGGCCGCCGCCCCGAAGGCGCCGCCCGTGCCGGCCAGGGCCGCGGTGCCGGCCGGCGGCAAGCCGCCGCCGTCCTTCTCGGTGGTGCCCGGCGGTATTGCGGCGCCGACGCCGCAGACGGCGACCTCAACCCAGTCCGACGTCGTGAAGATGGGCCGGGTCAAGATCGAGCAGGCCAAGCGCCTGTTGCATCCGCTCGTCATCCGTCGCATGGACATCGCCGCGGCGGTCGAGTTGCCGCGCGCCGACCTGCAGCACCAGCTCGATGAGATGCTGCGCGACCTGCTGGTCGAGTCCCGCCTGCAGCTCAATCGCGCCGAGCAGACCGAGCTCCTGACCCAGATCCTCGACGACATGCTCGGGCTGGGACCGATCGAGCCGCTGCTGCGCGACGAGACGGTCACCGACATCATGGTCAACGGCCCCAAGCAGGTCTATGTCGAGACCAAGGGCAAGCTGCAGCTCACGGACGTCATTTTCGACGACAACGCGCATCTGCTGAACATCTGCAACCGGATCGTCAGCAAGGTCGGCCGGCGCGTCGACGAATCGAGCCCGATCTGCGACGCGCGCCTGCTCGACGGCAGCCGCGTCAACATCATCATCCCGCCGCTGGCGATCGACGGTCCCAGCGTCTCGATCCGAAAGTTCTCCAAGAAGTCGATCGACTTCGACCAGATGGCGGCGAGCGGCAACATGTCGCCGCAGATGGCCACGGTGCTGCGTATCGCCTCGCGCGTGCGCATGAACATCGTCATCTCCGGCGGCACCGGCTCGGGCAAGACGACCCTGCTCAACGCGCTCTCCGGCATGATCGGCCACGACGAGCGTATCGTGACCATTGAGGACGCTGCCGAGCTCAAGCTGCAGCAGCCGCATGTCGTGCGCCTCGAGACGCGTCCGCCCAACCTCGAGGGCAACGGCGAGATCTCGATGCGCGACCTGGTGAAGAACGCGCTGCGTATGCGGCCCGAGCGCATCATCCTCGGCGAGGTCCGCGGTCCCGAGGCCGTCGATCTTCTGCAGGCGATGAACACGGGCCATGACGGCTCGATGGGCACGCTGCACGCCAACCGGCCGCGCGAGGCGGTGACCCGCCTCGAGAACATGATGGCGATGGCCAACCTCAACCTGCCGGTCAAGGCGCTGCGCACGCAGATCGCCGGCGCAGTCAACATGATCGTGCAGATCCAGCGCATGCGCGATGGCATGCGGCGCATCACCCACATCACCGAGATTACCGGGATGGAGGGCGAGGTCATCACCACGCAGGATCTGTTCACCTACGAGTTCAAGGGCGAAGGGCCCGACGGCAAGCTGGTCGGCACTTTCAAGAGTTCCGGCCTGCGTCCGAACTTCCTGGCCAAGGCGGCGTATTACGGTCTCGACCGCGCCGTCATGGAGGCGATGGGCTGA
- a CDS encoding AAA family ATPase translates to MAAQPAEPFDNLDASQPVPDIPSLPAGAVLAFIIDEETAAVAESEVSGDSASPLPMHRVVGGCQTALSVPDMPPGLAALLIDIADTESAVADLAALVSTMPPDCAVLAIGDANDVSLFRDLLGTGVADYLVRPLRPGMLRKALDTALAAKKRDREMTEARAKLEQIGSGNMMVPVDPSVPARVVAVVGARGGVGTSTVAISLASMVATTNKSDVLILDLDLHYGSVMLSLDLDPSDALREALQSPDRVDNLFIEQSVQRKGEFLCALGAEDPPNTPMPLEKGVLSQLVEKFQRKFNFIVLDVPRGDPVMQQQAFECATDIVVVGDLTLTGVRDGMRLLNFITESAPRATVYVVAGGAADPRKSPIRIADLEKSIKRKVDGQVAYDEKALAGSVNAGVPVPEAMPRSPIVKSLQPLVKEFRAPEPAKGAAQKGAGKSGLFGPLFASKPKKK, encoded by the coding sequence ATGGCAGCCCAGCCAGCGGAACCCTTCGACAACCTGGACGCGTCGCAGCCGGTCCCGGACATCCCGTCGCTTCCGGCAGGCGCGGTGCTGGCGTTCATCATCGACGAGGAGACCGCCGCCGTCGCCGAGAGCGAGGTGAGCGGCGATTCTGCCAGCCCTCTGCCGATGCACCGCGTTGTCGGCGGCTGCCAGACGGCGCTGTCGGTGCCCGACATGCCGCCTGGCCTCGCGGCACTGCTGATCGACATCGCCGACACGGAGAGCGCCGTCGCCGACCTCGCGGCGCTGGTCTCGACCATGCCGCCGGACTGCGCCGTCCTGGCGATCGGCGATGCCAACGACGTCAGCCTTTTCCGCGACCTGCTGGGCACGGGTGTCGCCGACTACCTGGTGCGCCCGCTGCGTCCCGGTATGCTGCGCAAGGCCCTGGACACCGCGCTGGCGGCCAAGAAGCGCGATCGCGAGATGACCGAGGCACGCGCCAAGCTCGAGCAGATCGGCTCGGGCAACATGATGGTACCCGTCGATCCCAGCGTGCCGGCCCGTGTCGTCGCCGTGGTCGGCGCGCGCGGCGGCGTCGGCACCTCGACCGTCGCCATCAGCCTGGCATCGATGGTGGCGACGACCAACAAGAGCGACGTGCTGATCCTCGATCTCGACCTGCACTACGGCTCGGTGATGCTGTCGCTCGACCTCGATCCGTCGGACGCCCTGCGCGAGGCGCTGCAGAGTCCGGATCGCGTCGACAACCTGTTCATCGAGCAATCGGTGCAGCGCAAGGGCGAGTTCCTGTGCGCGCTGGGTGCCGAGGATCCGCCGAACACGCCGATGCCGCTCGAGAAGGGCGTGCTCAGCCAGCTCGTCGAGAAGTTCCAGCGCAAATTCAACTTCATCGTGCTCGACGTGCCGCGCGGCGATCCGGTCATGCAGCAGCAGGCGTTCGAGTGCGCCACCGACATCGTCGTTGTCGGCGACCTGACGCTGACCGGCGTGCGCGACGGCATGCGACTGCTGAACTTCATCACCGAGAGCGCGCCACGCGCGACGGTCTATGTCGTGGCCGGCGGCGCCGCCGATCCTCGCAAGAGCCCGATCCGAATCGCCGATCTCGAGAAGAGCATCAAGCGCAAGGTCGACGGCCAGGTCGCCTATGACGAGAAGGCGCTGGCCGGCTCCGTCAATGCCGGCGTGCCGGTTCCCGAGGCGATGCCGCGCAGCCCGATCGTCAAGTCGCTGCAGCCCCTGGTGAAGGAGTTCCGCGCGCCCGAGCCGGCGAAGGGCGCGGCGCAGAAGGGCGCCGGCAAGTCCGGTCTCTTCGGCCCGCTCTTCGCCTCCAAGCCGAAGAAGAAGTAA
- a CDS encoding pilus assembly protein N-terminal domain-containing protein, giving the protein MLWPMTEVSAQSDGVTINRPVTAARVTSKPQAKPARVKGEISAEELNRRFNAQLQIDRAQQAAPVTPASVEPQAAPATPASVEPQVATPVAVPPSPSPAPTVPPPSRDEAKPGFFDRMFGTSRTEPPPADGLAPRPDPAPVPTQAQVAPPPSAPSGGQTPPPPSAPSGGQLAQAPSLPPPQPVPLPGQPPTTPVQPAPPPAPVPPPPGMTTIPVQPQVAPPPPDRAQRDFGRAAVVPTEAPTMQIEVSKGTMVRLKGPATTVFVANPDIADVQVKSPTQIYVFGKKPGETSLYATDGADNVLINTIVRVTHEHSRLHEALRRIAPGTQLQFQTVGDMIFINGTARNAGEIQEARRIAGAQLGNPDRVVVQASVDAPSQVLLRVRVIEAQRQALKRVGINWEAAGRIGSFALGLATPTDIAFGAAGELLRQGAPSGGLLNIRNQGTNRDINGVVDLLATENFIAILAEPNLVALSGETASFLAGGEFPVVTTSGVNQVSVSYKQFGVSLAFTPTIYGDSRINLKVRPEVSQLSTQGQVVLNGFTIPALTTRRAETTVELGSGQSFMIGGLINNTSTQDISKLPGLGDLPILGALFRSDAFQRNETELVILVTPYLVRPSSGRMMSPTDGLVPPNDGDRYLYGRTYRQQPAGQGGPVRRVVAGGGFMID; this is encoded by the coding sequence ATGCTGTGGCCGATGACCGAGGTGAGTGCGCAGAGCGACGGCGTGACGATCAACCGACCTGTCACCGCTGCACGCGTAACGTCGAAGCCGCAGGCAAAGCCCGCGCGGGTCAAGGGCGAGATCTCGGCCGAAGAGCTCAATCGGCGTTTCAATGCGCAGCTGCAGATCGACCGTGCCCAGCAGGCCGCGCCGGTGACGCCGGCTTCGGTCGAGCCTCAGGCCGCGCCGGCGACGCCGGCTTCCGTCGAGCCTCAGGTCGCGACGCCCGTCGCCGTGCCGCCCTCGCCGAGCCCGGCACCGACCGTGCCGCCGCCGTCGCGTGACGAGGCGAAGCCCGGCTTCTTCGACCGCATGTTTGGCACGTCCAGGACTGAGCCGCCGCCGGCCGACGGTCTCGCACCAAGACCTGACCCGGCGCCAGTCCCGACCCAGGCCCAGGTCGCGCCACCACCCTCGGCCCCTTCCGGCGGCCAGACTCCGCCGCCGCCATCGGCTCCCTCCGGCGGTCAGCTCGCGCAGGCGCCCAGCCTGCCGCCACCGCAGCCTGTCCCGTTGCCGGGCCAGCCGCCCACGACACCCGTGCAGCCTGCACCGCCGCCGGCGCCCGTGCCGCCACCGCCGGGCATGACGACGATCCCGGTTCAGCCGCAAGTGGCACCGCCCCCGCCCGACCGCGCCCAGCGCGATTTCGGCCGCGCCGCGGTCGTGCCGACCGAGGCGCCGACCATGCAGATCGAGGTCAGCAAGGGCACCATGGTGCGATTGAAGGGGCCGGCGACGACGGTGTTCGTCGCCAACCCCGATATCGCCGACGTGCAGGTGAAGTCGCCGACCCAGATCTACGTCTTCGGCAAGAAGCCGGGCGAGACCTCGCTCTACGCCACCGACGGGGCCGACAATGTTCTGATCAACACCATCGTGCGCGTAACCCACGAGCATTCGCGGCTGCACGAGGCCCTGCGCCGCATCGCGCCCGGCACGCAATTGCAGTTCCAGACAGTGGGCGACATGATCTTCATCAACGGCACTGCGCGCAACGCCGGCGAGATCCAGGAGGCGCGCCGTATCGCCGGTGCGCAGCTCGGCAATCCCGACCGCGTCGTGGTTCAGGCCAGCGTCGACGCGCCCAGCCAGGTGCTGCTGCGCGTGCGCGTTATCGAAGCCCAGCGCCAGGCGCTCAAGCGCGTGGGGATCAACTGGGAGGCGGCCGGACGCATCGGCTCCTTCGCGCTCGGGCTGGCGACGCCTACCGACATCGCGTTCGGCGCCGCGGGCGAGCTGCTGCGCCAGGGGGCGCCGTCCGGTGGCCTGCTCAACATCCGCAACCAGGGCACCAACCGGGACATCAACGGCGTGGTCGACCTGCTGGCGACGGAAAACTTCATTGCCATCCTGGCCGAGCCCAACCTCGTCGCGCTGAGCGGCGAGACCGCGAGCTTCCTGGCCGGCGGCGAGTTTCCGGTCGTCACCACCTCGGGCGTCAACCAGGTCAGTGTCAGCTACAAGCAGTTCGGCGTCAGCCTCGCGTTCACGCCGACCATCTATGGCGACAGCCGGATCAATCTCAAGGTCCGCCCAGAGGTCAGCCAGCTCAGCACCCAGGGACAGGTGGTGCTCAACGGCTTCACCATCCCGGCGCTGACCACGCGCCGGGCCGAGACGACGGTCGAGCTCGGCAGCGGCCAGAGCTTCATGATCGGCGGCCTGATCAACAACACCTCGACCCAGGACATCTCGAAGCTTCCCGGCCTGGGCGACCTGCCGATCCTGGGGGCGCTGTTCCGCTCCGACGCCTTTCAGCGCAACGAGACGGAGCTGGTGATCCTTGTCACGCCGTATCTCGTCAGGCCATCGAGCGGGCGGATGATGTCGCCGACGGACGGCCTGGTTCCACCCAACGACGGCGATCGATACCTCTATGGCCGCACTTATCGCCAGCAACCCGCCGGGCAGGGCGGTCCGGTGCGTCGCGTCGTCGCCGGCGGCGGCTTCATGATCGACTAG
- the cpaB gene encoding Flp pilus assembly protein CpaB, with protein sequence MNVARVGVFAIALLVAGVMVFFGRHWLGFAAQQPQTVAAPSGPAQRLAKPSLTEAPQPAPALQVLVARTDIRTGQIVKPDDMRWQAWPDGTISPTYIIEGRRPLSDFVGAVARAPISAGEPITEGRVVLSGTRGFMAAVLQPGMRAVSVQVTPTSGVSGFIFAGDRVDLILTHTYEKDSLKERQASETILRDIRVIAMDQRLDVRPGEAPQIAKTATLEVTPKQAEIIVLLAEMGKLSLALRSLQEPSDVDGGAAARTQDNEPSFTRDSNVSRLLGGPAAPVAASTGGGGAPATTITILRGTAATTAAPQTGPPPAAAGASGGVQRQ encoded by the coding sequence ATGAACGTCGCACGTGTAGGCGTCTTCGCCATCGCCCTGCTGGTTGCGGGTGTGATGGTCTTCTTCGGCCGTCACTGGCTGGGTTTCGCCGCCCAGCAGCCGCAGACGGTGGCCGCGCCCAGCGGTCCGGCGCAGCGCCTGGCCAAGCCCTCGCTGACCGAGGCGCCGCAGCCGGCGCCGGCCCTGCAGGTTCTGGTCGCCCGCACCGACATCCGCACCGGCCAGATCGTCAAGCCCGACGACATGCGCTGGCAGGCGTGGCCCGATGGCACAATCTCGCCGACCTACATCATCGAGGGCCGACGCCCACTGTCCGACTTCGTCGGCGCCGTCGCCCGCGCGCCGATCTCGGCCGGCGAGCCGATCACCGAGGGTCGTGTCGTGCTCTCCGGGACCCGCGGCTTCATGGCCGCTGTCCTCCAGCCCGGCATGCGTGCCGTTTCGGTGCAGGTCACCCCGACTTCCGGCGTGTCCGGCTTCATCTTCGCCGGCGATCGCGTCGATCTGATCCTTACGCACACCTACGAAAAGGACAGCCTCAAGGAGCGCCAGGCGAGCGAGACCATCCTGCGCGACATTCGCGTCATCGCCATGGACCAGCGACTGGATGTACGGCCCGGCGAAGCGCCCCAGATCGCCAAGACCGCGACCCTCGAGGTAACGCCCAAGCAGGCCGAGATCATCGTGCTCCTCGCCGAGATGGGCAAGCTCTCGCTCGCGCTGCGCAGCCTGCAGGAGCCATCGGACGTCGACGGCGGGGCAGCGGCGCGCACCCAGGACAACGAGCCCAGCTTCACCCGCGACAGCAACGTCAGCCGTCTGCTGGGCGGTCCCGCCGCACCGGTGGCCGCCTCGACCGGCGGTGGCGGCGCTCCGGCAACCACCATCACCATCCTGCGTGGGACGGCCGCTACGACCGCGGCCCCCCAGACCGGCCCTCCCCCGGCGGCGGCAGGAGCAAGCGGCGGAGTACAACGCCAATGA